One segment of Ignavibacteria bacterium DNA contains the following:
- the maf gene encoding septum formation inhibitor Maf, protein MIHLNDLLHIPYPLVLASQSPRRSALLRHVGLSFSTVVPDVDEDSVDTALPPDEYVQRLARMKAERGAEMSERPSIVIGSDTTVVLDGEVLNKPHDADDAVRMLRTLSGRTHTVHTGIALVASDPLHHHMVASRATMVTFRELDDAEIKAYVASGSPLDKAGAYGIQDDFGAVFVSRVEGCYYTIVGLPLELLYTSLRHLVREIADARA, encoded by the coding sequence ATGATCCATCTCAACGATCTGCTTCATATCCCGTATCCACTGGTCTTGGCGTCGCAATCTCCACGCCGGTCCGCCCTGTTGCGTCACGTTGGCCTGAGCTTCTCGACAGTGGTTCCGGATGTAGATGAAGACAGCGTTGATACAGCACTTCCACCTGACGAGTACGTGCAGAGACTCGCACGAATGAAGGCCGAACGCGGCGCTGAAATGTCAGAGCGCCCGTCGATCGTGATCGGGTCTGACACAACCGTGGTGCTCGATGGCGAAGTGCTCAACAAGCCTCATGATGCAGATGATGCTGTGCGTATGCTTCGCACGCTGAGCGGGAGAACGCATACCGTCCACACAGGCATCGCGTTGGTAGCCAGTGATCCACTCCATCATCACATGGTTGCCTCACGTGCTACGATGGTCACATTCCGGGAGCTAGATGATGCTGAGATCAAGGCCTACGTGGCATCAGGCTCGCCCCTTGACAAAGCAGGCGCGTACGGAATTCAGGACGACTTTGGAGCGGTCTTTGTCTCTCGTGTAGAGGGATGTTACTACACCATCGTGGGCTTGCCGCTAGAATTGCTGTACACCTCGCTTCGTCACCTCGTTCGGGAGATCGCAGATGCGCGGGCGTAA
- a CDS encoding sugar ABC transporter permease, whose amino-acid sequence MRGRNVHTWALLAPWIITLVVFWIYPLIYALVLSFSEYRTLTNQILFIGFDNYLKAFNDDGFWRALRNTSVFTVGTVPFTTAFALLLATAIRKRTPALASFFRASYFLPSVTSLVVIALVFTNLYARDGYVNVLAGLLGLPHPTQGWLLDQNSALASIMAMDVWISTGYYMVLFLAGMEAIPKDLYEAADLAGASRWQQFWRITLPMLRSTMLFVVVINSIKSFQIFVEIYIMTKGGPLGATSTLVYEVYHQAFEQSDMMGYASALAYIVFVILLAISFIQMRLLKVRS is encoded by the coding sequence ATGCGCGGGCGTAACGTTCATACATGGGCATTGCTCGCCCCATGGATCATCACACTGGTGGTGTTCTGGATCTATCCACTGATCTATGCACTTGTCTTGAGTTTTTCAGAGTATCGCACTCTTACGAATCAGATCTTGTTCATTGGATTCGATAACTACCTCAAGGCGTTCAACGACGATGGGTTCTGGCGAGCACTACGCAACACATCGGTATTCACTGTGGGGACAGTGCCATTCACTACAGCCTTCGCATTGTTGCTCGCAACGGCTATTCGTAAACGAACTCCTGCCCTCGCGTCATTCTTCCGGGCCTCATACTTCTTGCCGTCGGTAACCTCGCTTGTGGTGATCGCCCTAGTGTTCACCAATCTATACGCACGTGATGGGTATGTGAACGTCCTCGCTGGTTTGCTTGGTCTGCCTCATCCAACCCAAGGGTGGTTGCTCGATCAGAATTCAGCCTTGGCTTCGATCATGGCGATGGATGTATGGATATCAACTGGCTACTACATGGTGCTGTTCCTAGCCGGTATGGAGGCGATACCAAAGGATCTGTATGAAGCAGCCGACCTCGCAGGAGCCTCACGGTGGCAGCAGTTCTGGCGCATCACCCTGCCCATGCTTCGATCGACCATGTTGTTCGTTGTGGTCATCAACAGCATCAAGTCCTTCCAGATCTTCGTGGAGATCTATATCATGACCAAGGGCGGTCCGCTTGGTGCAACATCAACGCTTGTCTATGAAGTGTATCATCAGGCGTTCGAACAATCGGATATGATGGGCTATGCCAGCGCACTTGCCTACATAGTCTTTGTGATTCTGCTGGCCATCTCCTTCATCCAAATGCGACTCCTTAAGGTGCGTTCATGA
- a CDS encoding glycerol-3-phosphate acyltransferase has protein sequence MNLGLLVVGLIGYAIGCIPTAWIAMKFTHGKDIRNEGTGNVGAHNVYDVSGSKWLSITVGVVDALKGVAAVYAAQLLHGDWFAAVAVSGTAVVLGHNWNALLRFKGGRGLATATGVFAMVDPLFLIVWWITYLTGFFAIKKNVHVGSMTAIIGTAVLAWSTPDRVIRDTTLVVCHDPMQMRLFVAAVSLLLFIRHIEPIREVLRTMSFTDDEE, from the coding sequence ATGAATCTCGGGCTACTCGTTGTTGGTCTCATCGGTTATGCCATCGGATGTATCCCCACGGCATGGATCGCAATGAAATTCACCCACGGAAAAGACATCCGCAATGAAGGTACCGGGAACGTTGGAGCACATAATGTCTACGATGTGTCCGGCAGTAAGTGGCTTAGTATCACCGTAGGTGTTGTTGATGCACTGAAAGGTGTAGCGGCCGTGTACGCAGCACAACTCCTTCATGGTGATTGGTTCGCGGCAGTCGCTGTTTCGGGCACAGCTGTAGTCCTCGGTCATAACTGGAATGCCCTGCTCCGTTTTAAGGGCGGTAGGGGGCTGGCCACAGCAACAGGGGTCTTTGCAATGGTTGACCCTCTATTCTTGATCGTATGGTGGATCACGTATCTCACTGGGTTCTTCGCGATCAAGAAGAACGTCCACGTTGGATCGATGACGGCCATCATTGGTACAGCCGTGCTTGCGTGGAGTACGCCGGACAGAGTCATTCGTGACACGACGCTGGTGGTGTGTCACGATCCAATGCAAATGCGGTTGTTTGTTGCAGCAGTGTCGCTCTTGCTGTTCATCCGTCACATCGAGCCCATCCGCGAGGTTCTGCGGACGATGTCATTTACTGATGACGAGGAATGA
- a CDS encoding aspartate kinase, which yields MLVMKFGGTSVQDASALRKVASIVSSHPAEPGGVLVVMSATSGTTNLLLSLAERAGRGDDIDAELAGLATRHTEILAELAPSASPVDLIHVLNECKAYARALQVLGECTAQSLDHMASFGERLSTTILYSALRSENTAAIYFDVRNVMRTNDIFCSATVNMHDTRILCQQQLAPLCATDSIVITQGFIGSTADDRTTTLGRGGSDYTAAILGASLAAREIQIWTDVSGVYSTDPRIASDATPIPELSFGEVRELALYGAKVLHPDTIAPAVEALIPVCVLNTFRPDDAGTRIVAHSPSTAAIHAVSIVRGCSIVMCNAVAATHIRSVPELGRAIILETETVESAMLVVKCPDEEALLALEVAIADASVAIRPTSLLAVSGPRVNMPSIFAAIASSVSAFQVYAIATGAAEHTIFLAVDESQSNDALRAIHGIIPRHQ from the coding sequence ATGCTCGTCATGAAGTTCGGCGGGACATCGGTCCAGGATGCCTCCGCGCTCCGTAAGGTAGCATCGATCGTAAGCAGTCACCCAGCCGAACCTGGCGGGGTGCTCGTGGTCATGTCTGCTACTTCCGGAACAACGAACTTGTTGTTATCCCTTGCCGAACGTGCCGGGCGCGGAGATGATATTGATGCCGAACTCGCCGGACTTGCAACTCGGCATACAGAGATCTTAGCAGAGCTTGCTCCTTCTGCCTCACCTGTTGATCTGATCCATGTCTTGAATGAATGCAAGGCCTATGCTCGAGCACTTCAGGTTCTAGGTGAGTGCACTGCTCAATCACTCGACCACATGGCATCGTTTGGCGAACGTCTGAGCACAACCATTCTCTATTCCGCACTTCGGTCAGAAAACACAGCGGCCATCTACTTCGATGTGCGCAATGTGATGCGTACGAATGACATCTTCTGTTCTGCAACGGTGAACATGCACGATACGCGGATCCTTTGTCAGCAACAACTCGCCCCCTTGTGCGCAACAGACTCTATTGTCATCACCCAAGGCTTTATCGGGTCCACGGCAGACGATCGAACAACTACGCTGGGCAGAGGCGGTTCCGATTACACAGCCGCCATTCTTGGCGCATCTTTGGCTGCTCGCGAGATCCAGATCTGGACCGACGTGAGCGGCGTGTATTCCACGGATCCTCGCATCGCATCGGACGCCACGCCTATTCCGGAGCTGTCTTTTGGTGAGGTTCGGGAGCTAGCACTCTACGGAGCCAAGGTCCTTCATCCGGACACCATCGCTCCGGCAGTGGAAGCACTCATTCCGGTCTGCGTTCTGAATACCTTCCGGCCGGATGATGCCGGAACTCGCATCGTTGCACATTCCCCATCCACCGCGGCTATTCACGCAGTATCCATTGTACGCGGATGTTCAATTGTGATGTGCAATGCTGTTGCAGCCACTCACATTCGGTCCGTTCCTGAGCTTGGGCGTGCGATCATCCTTGAGACCGAGACAGTTGAATCGGCCATGCTCGTAGTGAAATGTCCGGACGAGGAAGCGCTCCTTGCACTTGAAGTAGCGATCGCGGATGCTTCAGTGGCAATTCGCCCTACGTCTCTCTTAGCCGTGAGCGGTCCGCGTGTGAACATGCCTAGCATTTTCGCTGCTATCGCTTCGTCCGTGTCAGCATTCCAGGTCTATGCAATAGCCACCGGTGCCGCCGAACACACGATCTTTCTTGCCGTAGATGAGTCGCAGAGCAATGATGCATTGCGCGCGATACACGGGATCATTCCTCGTCATCAGTAA